A stretch of the Musa acuminata AAA Group cultivar baxijiao chromosome BXJ2-7, Cavendish_Baxijiao_AAA, whole genome shotgun sequence genome encodes the following:
- the LOC103992482 gene encoding gibberellin-regulated protein 6, with translation MHWELLLLSLQYSPSASPPASMLCSPMAKLLPLMMLLLLILVSLVSCEIVLEEVQDDDLFLNAQKRQYGSGSLKSYQCPGECTRRCSRTQYHKPCMFFCQKCCRKCLCVPPGFYGNKQVCSCYNNWKTKRGGPKCP, from the exons ATGCATTGGGAGCTCCTCTTGCTCTCCTTACAATATTCACCTAGCGCATCTCCTCCTGCCTCCATGCTCTGCTCTCCAATGGCCAAGTTGCTTCCGTTGATGATGCTTTTGCTTCTTATCTTAGTCTCTTTGGTCTCATGCGAG ATTGTCCTTGAGGAGGTGCAGGATGATGATCTGTTTCTGAACGCCCAAAAG AGACAATATGGATCTGGGAGCCTTAAAAGCTACC AGTGCCCTGGTGAGTGCACAAGGCGGTGCTCCCGGACGCAGTACCACAAGCCATGCATGTTCTTCTGCCAGAAGTGCTGCAGAAAATGCCTGTGTGTCCCTCCAGGTTTCTACGGGAACAAGCAGGTCTGCTCTTGCTACAACAACTGGAAGACCAAGAGGGGTGGTCCAAAGTGCCCTTAA